The following coding sequences are from one Paenibacillus sp. JDR-2 window:
- a CDS encoding Ger(x)C family spore germination protein, whose translation MKPLLRICLILSIFIISGCWDRTEINDLAFITGSAFDMNEKGESLLTLQFALPASSLAGGKDGQTKKFFVLSATGKNVSDAFEKIQKKSSRRLFTSHRSVIFIGESLGRQGINDVLDVFAHDPRQRLKTYIMVVRGGEAKQVLEAQYPYDQVPMEAVKEMETGQSEIAVTLRDFFMASSSQGIYPIMGVIEADSEGSGQSKTSVFKLSGAAVFKNLKLVGLLNSYETDGLNWARDHMEDGRINSELPDGKGNVGMVVTHANRSITSDITGDQIKFKILLQAKGALIENNSDLDVTRPQNLIFVQEALEKTAEKQIQDAIMKLQKRFHTDAIGLGRELYRNKPKEWRAVQTQWDSKFSEADITVDVKLSIGGAGMAGPPLQLSEKEIKH comes from the coding sequence ATGAAACCTTTGCTGCGTATTTGCTTAATCTTGTCCATCTTCATTATTAGTGGTTGCTGGGACCGTACGGAAATAAACGATCTTGCGTTTATTACGGGGTCGGCGTTTGATATGAACGAGAAGGGGGAGAGTTTGCTTACCCTGCAATTTGCCCTTCCTGCTTCTTCGCTGGCAGGGGGCAAGGACGGACAGACAAAAAAATTCTTTGTCTTGTCCGCCACAGGCAAGAATGTCAGTGACGCGTTTGAAAAAATTCAGAAGAAGAGCTCCCGCAGGCTATTCACTTCTCATCGCAGCGTGATTTTTATTGGCGAGTCGCTGGGCCGGCAGGGAATTAACGATGTGCTTGACGTGTTCGCCCACGATCCGCGCCAACGTTTAAAAACCTATATCATGGTTGTCAGAGGAGGAGAAGCGAAGCAGGTTCTGGAAGCGCAATACCCCTATGACCAAGTACCGATGGAAGCGGTCAAAGAGATGGAAACCGGACAAAGCGAAATTGCCGTAACCTTGCGGGATTTCTTCATGGCGTCATCCAGTCAAGGAATTTATCCGATTATGGGAGTTATAGAGGCGGATTCGGAAGGCAGCGGCCAGAGCAAAACCAGCGTGTTCAAGCTGTCAGGCGCCGCCGTGTTTAAAAATTTGAAATTAGTCGGTCTATTGAATAGTTACGAGACGGATGGATTAAATTGGGCGAGAGATCATATGGAGGATGGGAGAATCAACTCGGAGCTGCCCGATGGAAAAGGGAATGTGGGAATGGTCGTTACGCATGCCAACCGCTCCATCACATCGGATATAACAGGAGACCAAATAAAATTCAAGATTTTATTGCAAGCGAAAGGCGCTCTAATCGAGAATAATTCAGATCTGGACGTTACCCGTCCGCAGAATCTTATATTTGTACAAGAGGCTTTGGAAAAGACCGCGGAAAAACAAATTCAGGATGCGATTATGAAGCTTCAGAAGCGTTTTCATACGGATGCCATTGGATTAGGGCGAGAGCTTTACCGGAATAAGCCGAAGGAATGGAGAGCTGTTCAAACGCAATGGGACAGCAAGTTTTCCGAAGCAGACATCACCGTTGACGTGAAGCTTTCGATTGGCGGAGCCGGAATGGCTGGACCTCCGTTGCAATTAAGCGAGAAGGAGATTAAACATTGA